The proteins below are encoded in one region of Ferruginibacter lapsinanis:
- a CDS encoding septal ring lytic transglycosylase RlpA family protein, producing the protein MSPNNQPISLSILFRLFAVLLFCSVLSFQLVAQSKKNVGKVLYGQASFYGNKFNGRKTASGEVFSQTKYTCACNALPLGTWVKVTNLRNGRSVIVKVNDRIHPKVRRVVDLSKIAAMKLAFVASGLTRVKVEVLPKGKY; encoded by the coding sequence ATGTCGCCAAACAATCAACCTATATCATTGAGCATTTTGTTCAGGCTTTTTGCTGTGCTGCTATTTTGTAGTGTATTGTCATTCCAACTGGTCGCTCAGTCAAAAAAAAATGTAGGTAAAGTATTATATGGCCAGGCAAGTTTTTATGGAAATAAATTTAATGGGAGAAAAACAGCCAGTGGCGAAGTATTCAGTCAAACGAAATATACCTGTGCTTGTAATGCATTACCGTTAGGGACATGGGTAAAAGTGACCAATTTACGTAATGGCAGATCAGTTATCGTTAAAGTTAACGATAGGATTCATCCCAAAGTGCGACGAGTGGTGGACTTAAGTAAAATAGCAGCTATGAAACTGGCATTTGTTGCATCCGGGCTAACCAGAGTTAAAGTGGAGGTTTTGCCTAAGGGTAAATATTAA